In Halobacteriovorax sp. HLS, the following are encoded in one genomic region:
- a CDS encoding lytic transglycosylase domain-containing protein: MGKLALILLFLNLNSLALVPENFFQDDLTIIESIALKKKVTYFDIGPIYKGDQFHYYANDPDNRISDEFPVPKYFYNNIHFWFNIYTLYNSNYSVLHDKKNLKLIYDIIDYTSLAESGLNHHTKFALQSKLTLNKVKVLKKAFNNLGKGKNQGLQEQNIIKALKHASIKIPRGKSKIKAFYKQLSNNLRAQTGQKDNIQKGLFNILPYEKSMDRYFEQFKLPKELKALPFLESSFNTKAKSKVGATGTWQFMKHIGKHFMPVNTYIDGRLNPLLSTISALHLLKQNKQILKSWDLAITAYNSGPKHYIRAKRKLKKSDADLEYILRNYKHPHIGFASINFYSEFTALVYALAYRDYFYKTPKGNPHTRMKIFLTKCTTSPATYFKNIDSLEPDSRELNLHFKRRKLKTKLRKGQILFSDVNLNPKKYYELPTKYITKKYPKNWKNLVSKMRCNK; encoded by the coding sequence ATGGGAAAGTTAGCACTTATATTATTATTTCTGAATCTTAACTCTCTTGCATTGGTTCCTGAGAATTTCTTCCAAGATGATCTTACAATTATTGAAAGTATTGCTCTTAAAAAGAAAGTCACCTACTTTGATATAGGACCAATTTATAAAGGTGATCAATTTCATTATTATGCAAATGATCCAGACAATAGAATTTCAGATGAATTTCCAGTTCCAAAGTACTTTTACAATAATATTCATTTCTGGTTCAATATCTATACTTTATACAATTCTAATTATTCTGTTTTACACGACAAGAAGAATCTAAAACTTATATACGATATTATAGACTATACTTCTTTAGCCGAATCAGGACTTAACCATCATACGAAGTTTGCACTTCAGTCCAAACTTACTTTAAACAAGGTTAAAGTTTTAAAAAAGGCATTCAATAATTTAGGTAAAGGTAAAAATCAAGGGCTACAAGAACAGAATATTATCAAGGCCCTAAAGCACGCAAGCATAAAGATTCCACGTGGCAAAAGTAAAATAAAAGCATTTTATAAACAGCTAAGCAATAACCTCAGAGCTCAAACCGGTCAAAAAGATAATATTCAAAAAGGTCTTTTTAATATTTTACCTTATGAAAAATCTATGGATAGGTATTTTGAGCAGTTTAAGTTACCCAAAGAACTTAAGGCCCTACCATTTCTAGAATCATCTTTTAACACAAAAGCAAAGTCTAAAGTTGGTGCTACCGGTACTTGGCAATTCATGAAGCACATAGGAAAACACTTCATGCCTGTGAATACTTATATTGATGGAAGATTAAACCCACTTCTTTCTACAATCAGTGCACTTCATCTTCTAAAACAAAATAAGCAGATTCTCAAGTCTTGGGATTTAGCGATAACGGCTTATAATTCTGGCCCTAAACATTATATACGGGCCAAAAGAAAACTAAAAAAGAGTGATGCTGATCTAGAATATATTCTAAGAAATTATAAGCATCCCCATATTGGTTTTGCATCTATCAATTTTTATTCTGAATTTACTGCTCTTGTTTACGCATTAGCATACAGAGACTATTTCTATAAAACACCAAAAGGTAATCCACACACTAGAATGAAGATTTTCCTAACAAAGTGTACGACATCTCCTGCTACATATTTTAAGAATATAGATTCACTTGAACCTGACTCAAGAGAGCTAAATCTTCACTTTAAAAGAAGGAAGTTAAAGACGAAACTCAGAAAGGGACAAATTCTATTTTCAGATGTAAATTTAAATCCCAAAAAATATTACGAGCTACCTACCAAGTATATAACTAAGAAGTATCCCAAAAATTGGAAGAATTTAGTTAGCAAAATGCGCTGTAATAAATGA
- a CDS encoding patatin-like phospholipase family protein — translation MQRVDISNFKNKKTALVMSGGVVKAAAWHLGVALALEELGYSLKNNESEPSELEISSYIGSSAGSLVGLYFASGHRPMDIIEATINKNNSKIRAINYKDMLSLKKPIINTDTAGFYDPLEGFPGLLKRFLKPIVSMSGLFTTQGLHNYINENVLTVKTFEELKADLFVVATQLDHSRKVIFSKYNYPNPSHDNTANYYTGIPLAETVTASMSVPPFYSPYPIKNPLTEQTDYYIDGEIRETLSTHVAFDHNCEVIISSWTHTPYHYHDEIGSLVNYGLPAIATQAIYLMIQKKIVANRARRHSSADIINTVNEYLKSNNIEVRHRKQLTSILERKLDYKPNVHMVDIFPKHEDYKLFFRNSFSLNPDKTSEMVSAGYKRTINIFKRHEWES, via the coding sequence GGATACAGTCTCAAGAATAATGAGTCTGAACCTAGTGAGTTAGAAATCTCAAGTTATATAGGATCAAGTGCAGGATCTCTAGTTGGACTTTATTTTGCCAGTGGACATCGTCCTATGGATATTATTGAAGCAACTATAAATAAGAACAATAGTAAAATTCGTGCCATAAATTATAAAGATATGCTTAGTTTAAAAAAGCCTATTATTAATACTGACACAGCAGGATTTTATGATCCTCTCGAAGGTTTTCCGGGGCTACTCAAGAGATTTCTCAAGCCTATCGTTTCTATGTCTGGTCTATTTACCACTCAAGGCCTACATAACTATATTAATGAAAATGTCTTAACTGTTAAAACATTCGAAGAGCTCAAAGCTGATCTTTTTGTTGTGGCCACTCAATTAGATCATTCAAGAAAGGTAATATTTAGTAAGTATAATTATCCGAATCCTTCTCATGATAATACTGCTAATTACTATACTGGAATTCCTCTTGCTGAAACAGTCACGGCATCTATGAGTGTTCCACCATTCTATAGTCCATATCCAATTAAAAATCCTCTAACTGAACAAACTGATTATTATATTGATGGAGAAATTAGAGAGACACTTTCAACGCACGTTGCTTTTGATCATAATTGTGAAGTTATAATCTCTTCTTGGACTCATACACCATATCACTATCATGATGAAATAGGTTCACTTGTGAACTATGGACTTCCTGCAATAGCCACTCAAGCAATTTATCTTATGATTCAAAAGAAGATTGTTGCAAATAGGGCCAGAAGACATTCAAGTGCTGATATAATAAATACTGTGAATGAATACCTTAAATCAAATAATATTGAGGTACGTCATAGAAAGCAGTTAACATCTATACTTGAAAGAAAACTTGATTATAAACCAAATGTTCATATGGTGGATATTTTCCCAAAACATGAAGATTATAAGCTATTCTTTAGAAACTCTTTTTCTTTAAATCCAGATAAAACATCAGAAATGGTTTCTGCTGGATATAAAAGAACAATAAACATTTTCAAGCGGCATGAATGGGAAAGTTAG